In Paludibaculum fermentans, the genomic stretch CGGGTATCAGGTCAGGTTCGAGCAAGTGGGCGGGCCTTCCACGCGGCTGCGGTTCCTCACCGAAGGCGTGCTGACCCGGCAGCTCCTCTCCGACCCGGACTTGAAGAATGTGGATGCGGTGATCCTGGATGAGTTCCATGAACGGCATCTGGAGGGTGACCTCGCACTAGCGCTGCTGCACCGGTTGCAGCAGACCCGGCGGCCGGATCTGCGGCTGGTGGTGATGTCCGCTACCCTGCACGGCGAGCCGATCTCCGCATTTCTCGGTGGGTGTCCGGTGCTGCGCAGCGACGGCCGGTTATTTGACCTTTTGGTCGGGTATACGCCGCATTCGGCGGATTCGCTGGAGACCCAGGTGGCGGAAGCCGTGGAAGCGCTGGTGAAGGAACAGAGCCAGGGCGACATTCTGGTGTTCCTGCCCGGAGCTGCCGAGATCCGCCGCTGCCAGCGGGCATTGCAGCGCTTTGCGGACCATCGCGGTGTGCTGGTTTTGCCGCTCTATGGCGATCTTTCTCCGCAGGAACAGGATCGCGCCGTCGCGCCCTCTGACCAGCGGAAGGTGATTCTGTCCACGAATGTGGCCGAGTCGTCGATTACGATCGAGGGTGTCCGGGCGGTGGTGGACTCGGGCCTGGCGCGGATCCCCAAAGACAATCCCTGGACCGGCCTGGCGCGCATTGAAATTCAACGGGTTGCGCAGGCGTCCGCCGTGCAGCGGGCCGGCCGTGCGGGGCGCACCGGGCCGGGGCGCGTCATCCGGCTTTACACCAAGGAAGACTTTCTGCGCCGTCCGGCCTACGACACGGCTGAGATCACGCGCCGGGAACTGGCCCAGTTGTGCCTGGACCTGCATGCCGCGGGGTTGCGCAATCCCTTGGATCTGCAGTGGTTGGACTCTCCGCCGGAGGCCGCGCTGGTTGCGGCCGAAGATCTCCTGCACCGGCTGGGGGCGTTGGACGCAAACGGCGCGATCACCCCTTTCGGACGCCGGATCGCCGCCCTGCCGCTGCATCCTCGCCTGGCGGCGTTGGCGATCCACGGCGGAGTCGAAGGCTGTGCCGCTGCCGCGGGATTGGCTGCCGGCAACCGTCCCCAGGCGGCGCAGATCGAAGACCAGCTTCTGCGGCTGACTTCGCCGAAACGAAGCCAGCACGATCCGCTACCCCAGGCGTACCTGCGTGCATTTCCAGACCGCGTGGCCCGCCGCCGCAAGTCCAACGAACTGCTGCTGAGCGGCGGGGCTTCGGCGGTCCTGTTGAACGACAAAGGCGTCGAAACGGCGGAGTTTGTGGTTGCCCTGGATATCGAGGACCGGCCGGACCAGGGGCTCCCGATCGTCCGGCAGGCGTCCCCGATTCAGGCGGACTGGCTGCTGGACCTGTTCCCTGACCGTGTTACGGCGCGCGAAACCGTCACCTGGAACCGCACGGCGGAGCGGGTGGAGGCCGTCAGCGCGCTGCTCTACGACAGCCTGGTACTGGAAGAATCGCGCGGGCAAACCTCTGATTCTGAACAGGCGGCCGCGCTGCTGGCGGCAAAGGCCGTCGAGGCAGGGGTGCACCGGTTTGCCGAGGCGGAGTCCATTCAGCTTTTGAGGAACCGCGCGGCGTTTGCCGGTCTCCCCGATGTCGATCTGGAATCGGCGCTACGCAGGTTGAGCCACGGGTTGAGCTCGTTCCGCGAACTGGAACAGATGACTCGGGACGGCGGCCTGGAGCGCGCCCTGGTGGACGGGCTCGGGCCGAATGCGCAGCGCACGCTGGAGCGGGCGGCTCCGGAATCCATCAAACTGCCGTCGGGCCGCCGCGCCAAAGTGCAATATGCGCCGGGCCAGACCCCGTGGGTCGCCTCCCGCTTACAGGACTTTTTCGGCATGGCTGAGTCGCCTAGAATCGGAGACGGAACGCCGCTGGTGGTGCACCTGTTGGCGCCCAACCGGCGGCCCGTTCAGATGACCCAGGATCTGGCGGGCTTCTGGGAACGCCTGTATCCCCAGGTACGGAAAGAGTTGTCCCGGCGTTATCCAAGGCACTCCTGGCCGGAAAATCCATATAATGTCTATAGAGATTAAGTAATGAAACTCCAAGCCCTTCTCTTCCTGTTGCCGGCGACCCTGCTGGCGCAAGCGCCCAAAGGTATCTGGGACGCTGCGGTGACATCGGAGGGGCAGCCTGTGGCCTTCCGGTTGGAGTTTGCAGGCAGCGTTCCGCTGCGGGGCGCCATCCTGGACGGCGAGAAGAGGATCTGGTCGAGTTCCGGCACTTTTGCCAAGGGTTCGCTGGAGCTGAAGTGGGACTACTTCGACTCCGTCCTGAAGGCGTCAATGGAGAATGGGGTGTTGAAGGGCAGTTACGTCCGCCGCAAGCGAGTGGGCCCGGTGACGCTGCTGTTCACCGCAAAACCGTTCCAATCGCCGGCGCCAAGTACCGCAAAACCGGCTCAGTTTGCCGGCTTGTGGCGGCTGGAGACCGAGGCGAAGCAGGGTGTAAGGGTGATGGACGGCCGGTTCCGGCAGTCGGGCGACCAGGTGACAGGGACGATCCAGCGGATCGATGGCGACTTTGGGACGCTCAGCGGCCAGGTCGACGGGAACCACCTGATCTTGACGCATTTCGACGGGATCCGGGCGACGCGTGTTGAATTCGAGATGCAGGCCGATGGAACGCTGCGCGGGGCGACGACGGGCGGCCCGAAGTTCCGCGGCGTGCGGGCGGAGAAGGCCACTCAAATGGGGATCCCGGAGCCTCCGGATCCGACGCGCTACATCGCGGTCAAGAATCCGGCGGAACCGTTTGCTTTCCAGTTCGACGATCTGGACGGCAAGCCGGTGTCGCTGGCCGATGCGAAGTTCCACGGCAAAGCCGTGATCGTCACTATCACGGGAAGCTGGTGCCCGAACTGCCACGATGAGGCTCCGTTCTTGCTTGACCTTTATCGCAAGTATCATGCAAAGGGCTTGGAGATTGTCTCGTTAGGCTTTGAATATACAGGGGAAATCGAGCGTGACCGGGGGCAACTGAAGGCGTTTGCCCGGCTGTTGAACATCCCCTGGACGGTGCTGTTGGCCGGCACGACGGAGGACGGCGAAGTCCAGCGAAAGCTGCCGCAACTGGCGAGCTTCGGCGCATTCCCGACGACGCTGTTTCTGGGGCGCGACCACCGTGTGGAAGCCGTGCATGCGGGGTTTGCCGGGCCGGCGAATCCGGAAGAACACCGCAAGTTAAAAGAAGAAACGGATTCGTTGGTCCAAAAACTTCTCAAATAAGTCTAAAGAATCGGGGCTCAGCTGCGATGTGTAGGACTTGGGACTCAAAGCCAGAACTGCGACTCGTGTCTCCGCCGCAGAGGCGGCCTTGGAACTGCGGGCGGATCAGGACCTGGCGCATCGAAGCCGCGTCTCCAGCGTAGCCCAGGTCTTCTGTGTGGCTCTGCTGGGGTTGGGCGGAGACTACTACCGCGATCTTCCTGTTTCCTTCTCCCTGCTGGC encodes the following:
- a CDS encoding ATP-dependent RNA helicase, translated to MIALPVDALIPSILESLRTTPNLVLEAPPGAGKTTRVPAALLGALKGQILVLEPRRLAARLAARRVASELGEQPGQTVGYQVRFEQVGGPSTRLRFLTEGVLTRQLLSDPDLKNVDAVILDEFHERHLEGDLALALLHRLQQTRRPDLRLVVMSATLHGEPISAFLGGCPVLRSDGRLFDLLVGYTPHSADSLETQVAEAVEALVKEQSQGDILVFLPGAAEIRRCQRALQRFADHRGVLVLPLYGDLSPQEQDRAVAPSDQRKVILSTNVAESSITIEGVRAVVDSGLARIPKDNPWTGLARIEIQRVAQASAVQRAGRAGRTGPGRVIRLYTKEDFLRRPAYDTAEITRRELAQLCLDLHAAGLRNPLDLQWLDSPPEAALVAAEDLLHRLGALDANGAITPFGRRIAALPLHPRLAALAIHGGVEGCAAAAGLAAGNRPQAAQIEDQLLRLTSPKRSQHDPLPQAYLRAFPDRVARRRKSNELLLSGGASAVLLNDKGVETAEFVVALDIEDRPDQGLPIVRQASPIQADWLLDLFPDRVTARETVTWNRTAERVEAVSALLYDSLVLEESRGQTSDSEQAAALLAAKAVEAGVHRFAEAESIQLLRNRAAFAGLPDVDLESALRRLSHGLSSFRELEQMTRDGGLERALVDGLGPNAQRTLERAAPESIKLPSGRRAKVQYAPGQTPWVASRLQDFFGMAESPRIGDGTPLVVHLLAPNRRPVQMTQDLAGFWERLYPQVRKELSRRYPRHSWPENPYNVYRD
- a CDS encoding TlpA disulfide reductase family protein → MKLQALLFLLPATLLAQAPKGIWDAAVTSEGQPVAFRLEFAGSVPLRGAILDGEKRIWSSSGTFAKGSLELKWDYFDSVLKASMENGVLKGSYVRRKRVGPVTLLFTAKPFQSPAPSTAKPAQFAGLWRLETEAKQGVRVMDGRFRQSGDQVTGTIQRIDGDFGTLSGQVDGNHLILTHFDGIRATRVEFEMQADGTLRGATTGGPKFRGVRAEKATQMGIPEPPDPTRYIAVKNPAEPFAFQFDDLDGKPVSLADAKFHGKAVIVTITGSWCPNCHDEAPFLLDLYRKYHAKGLEIVSLGFEYTGEIERDRGQLKAFARLLNIPWTVLLAGTTEDGEVQRKLPQLASFGAFPTTLFLGRDHRVEAVHAGFAGPANPEEHRKLKEETDSLVQKLLK